The Marmota flaviventris isolate mMarFla1 chromosome 5, mMarFla1.hap1, whole genome shotgun sequence genome includes the window AACTCCTGATATTGATAAGAGTGGGGCTTTGTATGTACCATGCTACACATTTTTTCTCCTAGATATCAGGGGTGAGATAGCCAATGAATGGAATCTAGCCATATCTTATTTTAATGGGATTATACATGTCTGCAGTTTCATCTTACTAAATTTGCCTATTTGGGTACATCAAGTGTGAGTAAATGTATCTTCATTAATGTTGTTTAAAGCCAAATGATTGCttcatttttcccccctctgtAGGCTAAAGAAATCCTGACAAAAGAATCCAACGTGCAAGAGGTTCGATGTCCAGTCACTGTCTGTGGAGATGTACATGGGCAATTTCATGATCTCATGGAACTGTTTAGAATTGGTGGCAAATCACCAGATACAAATTACTTGTTTATGGGAGATTATGTTGACAGAGGATATTATTCAGTTGAAACAGTCACACTGCTTGTAGCTCTTAAGGtaatttcagttttatgttttgGGCCTTTTAAACTGGGTTAAGACAGTCCTCTTGTTCGCATGATTTGTGATTTTCTCCTTATGAATGttagttttagaagaaaattccACATTTTAGGAATGCAAATAATTTGGACTTTAGAATTATAATTATAGGTGCCTACATTCTGAGTAAGAGGATGgcacagaataaaaacaaaagagaatatcTTAATCAgcttatttgaaaaatgttagGATTGGTGAGATAGGAATTTTAGTTTAGTACATTGATTATGGAGAGGTAGTATAATGATAAATATAACAAGTGTTGGAGTATTTATATTCTCTGACAATAATCCTATAATTAGAATTTTACTAAGTAAGAATTTCAAGAGGAAAAGAGCATTATTCTTATAAACATTACAGCATTATCTTTATCAGAAAATATTGATCTAAATATCTCAACAGTGAGTGGATACTTAAATCCCAGTTTGCAGCTGTTAGCATGACAAAAATCTAGAATATTAGAAATGGTCatttcctgtaatcccagctacttggaacaaggccctaagcaatttagtgagaccctgtctcaaaatagaaagggctaggatgtggttcagtgtcaAAATGCctcaggttcaatctccagtaaccaACCCCAAACCCCATATGTGTGTGGGTACCCATACCCACACTGGTTGTAGCTTTGCGAGATATACAGGTGAAGATTTGAAGGTGAAATACAAAATGGTATTCTTTGGAGGTGGAATActtctttctgctttcctttttttttttaaattggagattGATCCCGGGAGTGTTAACCAtccagccacattcccagccctttttattttaatataggaACTCgcatagttgctgaggctggctttgaaacttgtgaccctccttcctcagcctccctagatgctggaattacaggcatgcgccatgcCACCTAGCTAAGGAAGCTAAatagggtatttttaaaaaaatattctttgaatttactttttttgggGAAGAAGTGCCCCCCGCTAGTTTTCTTAGGcaacagttatttttattattaaagaatattCAGAATGATAAAATGGCTGTTGTAGAGATGTGATTTCAGCAAGAGTCAGATTTAATTTTAGGTGATTAATATTTGAATTGTGTAAAATGGTCTAGAACTTATTAtgttctgcattttaaaaatgaaagtgttgAATTAGATGGAGGAACTGTTCTGCTGTGACTCCAGGTGCTATAAAAGAAACTATCCAGCTACTACTATGTACGTATCAATCCCAGCAtgcaaaaaaagcaaatatactACCTTTAAGAATTCATGCAGGAGGGTGAATGAATTGTGTCTGCTTAAATTTcgtatgttgaagtcctaacccctagtacctcagaatgtgactatatttggaacTATAGCCTTTACAGAGgtaattaaggtaaaatgaaaaGAGATTAAGGCACAGATAAGGGGAGAGGATGGAAAGACATGGAGAACATGTCTATATAAATCAGGGAGAggccttcaaaagaaataaactctgcttacaccttgatcttggactttagcctccagaactatgcggaaataagtttctgttgtttaaatatTTAGTCCATGGTATTTTTGTCATGGTAGCCTTGGAAATTGAATATTGTTGGAAAGGATGACCTTTTCAGCAAATGGATCATAGGCTTAAAATgcaaaacttctagaataaaactTAGGAAAAAATCTTTGTGATACTGCTTATATTAGAAGATTTGTTAACAGAAACATCCATCACAAATAGAAAAATTTGGCTTCATCATAATTgacctttttattcttaaaagacttcggagaagaaaaagtatgtgtatttgaattttcagatatttatttattggtgctgctgggattgaactcgggcctAATGCATACTAAGCACaggctttaccactgggctacaccctcaggatcaaaattaaaaaaaaaaaaaaaaaaaaaactcttaataacaaaacataattttaaaatgggcaaaacatTTGAGTAGATATTTTATCCAAGAAGATACGTTGGTCAGGAAGCATATGAAAAGAAGCTTTAACATTATTAGTCATCAAGGGAATGCAGCTAAAGTCAAAGTGAGATAACCCTTTACATCCATTAGAATGACCTTATgctttgctggtgggaatgtgaaatggtCCAGCTACTGATCTGTGCTACAATGTGGATAAGcatcaaaaatatttcaagtaataTTTAGCACAAAATACTATGTTATTGTATTAATCTATTTCTAAGTAATTTCTAGAAGAGGCAGTCTCAAGAGCCAGAAAGTAAATTAGCGGTTGCCAGGAAGTGAGAATAGGAGTGGGAGTGAGGAGTGACTGCAACCAAGCATGAGGGTCTTTTGTGGGTGATGATTAATGCAAAActataaatttactaaaaatcattgaacTGAAAAATCATGTATGAGGTTTTATATCATGATTATGCTTGATATAATAAAGTCAGTAGTAAAGggagtttgattttatttatttatttaaatttaatttttattcatttaacttatttggtactggggattgaacccaggagcattttaccactaagccacatcctcagtccttcttAAATTTCAAGATAGTCTTGcgaaattgatgaggctggcctggaacttgcaaaggtcctcctgccttagcctcccaggttcctgggattacagtgtgtgctGCACTGCACGTGGCTCCCATgggcatttaaaaatgttcatcagggctggggatgtggctcaagcgttcgatcctcagcaccacatacaaacaaagatgttgtgtccgacgaaaactgaaaaaaaataaatattaaaattctctctctctctctctatttttttttaaagagagagagagaattttttttattttttagtgtttttttccggcgtatacaacatctttgtttgtatgtggtgctgaggattaaaccctggccgcacgcatgccaagcgagcgcgctaccgcttgagccacatccccagcccctctctctttctctttaaaaaaaaaatgttcatcatggATTTGTGATTTCATTTCACTGTAATTGGGGGATATGTGctgtttttttcaatataattGGAACTCTGAATTATCATTTGAATTTTCAAAGAGTTTTtgatgttttccattttattgttttaggttCGTTACCGGGAACGCATCACCATTCTTCGGGGGAATCACGAGAGCAGGCAGATTACACAAGTTTATGGTTTCTATGAtgaatgtttaagaaaatatggaaatgcaaatgtttggaaatattttacagATCTTTTTGACTATCTTCCTCTCACTGCCTTGGTGGATGGGCAGGTTTGTGCACTCATATTGCTGATTATTCTTAGGGACCTCCTTCCTTAATGTTTATGtgcctttaactttttttccatCCTTACATCctttttagggatttttttttccaaatattcatagcattcacttaaaacttttaaaaatgctctctTTGTATCAGGCTCTTTGTATGAGGTGGGATAACAGGGATGGAAGACATAGACCATCCAGCCTGTTAGTCTGTTTTGGGAGAAGTCTAGGAGATGTATTGTACTTGTTACTGGTCCAGGTAGAGATGTACACAGAACTTACAAGTAAGAGAATTCTGAATATGAAGATACTATACTAATCTCTGGCAAGGGATGGGAGAATTAGACATTTTCTTGAAGGAGTTGACTGAGGTAGACAAAGTAGTGATGGtttatcaggaaataaaaaagggtATTCAGTAGTTTAGTGTTTCCTGGAACAAAAATGGATCCTTCAGAGTTAAATCTCATTTAGGCAGAGCCCAGAAATATTAGTGAGGCCAGTGACAGGGTCTACTGCCTAAAGCTTAGTCTAGAATATTTACAGTTTGTTTAGATGAAGTTAACATATTAAACCAATCTTTCTTCAGATCTTCTGTCTACATGGTGGCCTCTCACCATCCATAGACACACTGGATCATATCAGAGCACTTGATCGTCTACAGGAAGTTCCCCATGAGGTAATACTTTTATTTGGTAATAAATTCTTTTTAGGGAGATGAGAAATTTAATTGTAATTGGttcattatatgtatttattcatttaatcctcaaaaaataatttcacacGGTATAAGCACTCTTGTCAACCCCATTGTTCAGAAGCCAGGATATCtgctaaaataataatagctgtGGGACTAGGCTTAAAAAGAACCTACTTCgtttaaaaaatctttgcctTACCCAGGCATAGTGGTGtgtacctgtaattccagtgactctggaggctcaAAGACAAGAGGATCCCtcattcaaggccagcatgggcaacctATTGAGACCCTGATTGAAAACAAAAAGGCCTGGAagtgtatttcagtggtagattGCCTACCCCCCGATTTAATATCCAATACCTTACACACTAGCCAATACTGCCTAGTACTGAAATTTGCTTACTACAGGGAGATTAGGACATGTTGCTTTTAGGACCCAGTGATATCATCTGTTCCTCATAAAGctggaaaatgtctttttttttaatatttattttttttttagatgtagttggacaccatacctttatttttatgtggtgctgaggattgaacccagggcctcacacatgctaggcaagctctgtactgctgagccacaaccccagcccctggatgtTTTAACTGTAAAATCTGTTACTGTTTTCAGCAAATCCCACTAAAATGTATGACTTAGTACTGTGCTGTTTCTGATGAATTACTCAAATTATGCATTTGCCATTTTTGTAAAGCTGTTTGTAATGTGAATCTGCTTTTTAGGGTCCAATGTGTGACTTGCTGTGGTCAGATCCAGATGATCGTGGTGGTTGGGGTATATCTCCTCGAGGAGCTGGTTACACATTTGGACAAGATATTTCTGAGACATTTAATCATGCCAATGGCCTCACGTTGGTGTCTAGAGCTCACCAGCTGGTGATGGAGGTAGGTTTTATTCTTGGAAACATGATTTGCTTTTTAgtaaac containing:
- the Ppp2ca gene encoding serine/threonine-protein phosphatase 2A catalytic subunit alpha isoform, which codes for MDEKVFTKELDQWIEQLNECKQLSESQVKSLCEKAKEILTKESNVQEVRCPVTVCGDVHGQFHDLMELFRIGGKSPDTNYLFMGDYVDRGYYSVETVTLLVALKVRYRERITILRGNHESRQITQVYGFYDECLRKYGNANVWKYFTDLFDYLPLTALVDGQIFCLHGGLSPSIDTLDHIRALDRLQEVPHEGPMCDLLWSDPDDRGGWGISPRGAGYTFGQDISETFNHANGLTLVSRAHQLVMEGYNWCHDRNVVTIFSAPNYCYRCGNQAAIMELDDTLKYSFLQFDPAPRRGEPHVTRRTPDYFL